CTTTTGGAATAAAAATATTATAAAGATTTATGTGGGTGATTTTGAATTTTTCACTCTTCATTTTAGATTGTTTTCAGTATGTCTTTATCAATTTATTTGTAAAAATATATAATTTTTACAGTTATTAACTTAAAATAGAAAAATGAAAAAATTTTAAATAAATTAGATTTTGAAAAGAAAATATGTTTTTTATTTATAAAAAATATTACTTTAAAATAATGACTCTCAATGTATTTCATAAAATACAAAGAGAGTCAATTCAGGTTAGCAATACTAATTCAAATAATATACTAAAAGTTAAATGCTAATAGGTTTAGGCTATTCAGCAATGTTTTGTCGATTTCAGTTTTAAAAGGTTTCTTAATAAAAGGAATTACATTATTACCAATTTGTAATTGTGTACTTGACGTAATTTTATAAGTAACATTTAAAATGTCTTTTGGTGTTAAATAGTTTCTGAACGTTTCTAAATCTCTATCACCATAATTAATCACCTCATTTAATAAACCTTCTTGTACAATTTTAGTGGTAATTAAATTGTCTATAAATTTTTTATTAGTTGTAATTATAAAACTTTTTTTGGTGGATGAATTACTAGCATCAGTTAAAACTTTTTCTACAATAAAAAATTCAGTTTTATCCATTTTATCTAGTTCCAATAAAAGTGCATTTAAGTTTTTGTCATTTAAGTCATTTAATGAAAACTTAGCTTCATTAATTATTTTTTTATGCTCAAAATCTACAGGAACTATCTCTCGAAATTGTAAAATATTGGCATCATTATTAATAGTAATTAAAGATTTTTTATTTTCTTCATTATTAAAAATAGTTAATAAGCTAGTTGAGTTTTCTTGAGCAAATGTCAAGCTAATAATACATACAAAACATAAGGTAAGTAAATTTTTCATGACTAATAGTTTTATATGTAAATATAATAGTATTACTTTTATTTGTGAAATTTAAATGTTTTTTTTAATAAATATTTAACATTGCTTACATAAATTTCAAAATCTTAAAATTTAATATTTTTCAATTATAGCAGCTTAAAATCTCATTATATTATTTATTTCATACAAAAATTACGAGTATGATAAAAGTTAAATTCTAAACACATATTAATAGCAAATGCGTTCATCTACAAGTCATTAATTTCTTATTTTAGGAAAATTAGTGCTAATTAATAAAATAATTTTAGATGAAAAATAAGAATTTGAAGAAAGAGAATCCAATTAAATTATTGTCTTTTGATATAGATAATACATTAATTGATTTTCATACTTACAAAAGTAATTTTACCAAAACTTGGGTTAAATACGCTAAAGATTTAGACATTATTATCACCTACAATACAGGCAGATTAATTGATGATGTTTTAAATTTGATAGCGAAAGGTGTTTTGCCAAAACCAGATTATATAATTTCTGGGGTTGGAACACATATTTATAATTTTAAAGAAGAAAAAGTAGAAAAGGAGTTTAATGATGTTTTAGATGATGGTTGGAATTTAAAAGCCGTAGAAGATATTATTGTTAAAATAAATCATCCAATAAGCGAGCAGCCAAGCAAATTTCAACATTCTTATAAAAGAAGTTATTTTTTTCATGATGCAACAGATGAATTAGTAGAAAGCGTAGCCCAAGATTTTGCCAAGGCAAATATGGATGTGAATGTAATTTATTCAGGAGATAAATTTTTAGACGTTTTGCCAAAATGGGCGAATAAAGGAAACGCTTTGCAGTGGTTGTTAAAAAGATTATCTATAGAAACAAATCAAGTGTTAGTAGCTGGAGATAGTGGAAACGATTCAGCCATGTTCGATTTAAAAGATGTTTCTGGAATTGTGGTTGCAAATGCACACGAAGAATTGTATAAATACACAAAATACAAAAAAGTTTATCACACAGAAAAAGCAAAAGGAGATGGAATTATAGAGGGGTTAATTTATTATGGAATTCTACCAAAAGAAGCTTCAGAAATTTCCAATATAGACCATTCAGAAGACTTTTTTATCAAAAAAGAATTAGACAATATTGCTGATGAAGATGACAATGAAAAAATAGCTTTAATTCAAGAAGGCTATGAAAAAGCCATTGAAGCTTTACGAAAAAATATTACACCTTTAGGATTTTCTGCTTGTTCTATTCCAGATAATATTCCTAATGGAACAGATGAAAACTATCATTCAGTTTGGGCAAGAGATGGAGCAATCACAGTAATTGGTTCACTTTCTTTAATAAATGATGAAGAAATTCATCAATGCCAACGTCAAACTTTAGAGACTCTGTTAGGGCATATTTCTAGAAATGGTCAGATTCCATCAAATGTACGTTTAAAAGATAATGAACCAGATTATTCTGGTGTTGGTGGTATTTGTTCTATTGATAGTGGAATTTGGGTGGTTATTGCATTCTATGAATACGTAAAAGTAGCCAATGATATAGAATTTGCTAGAAAATATATTGACGATATTAAAGAAACAATGCGTTGGTTGGGAGCACATGATAGTAATAATGACGCACTTTTAGAAATTCCTGAAGCTGGAGATTGGACCGATCTTTTTGGTAGAAGTTATAATATTTTATATGATGAAATTCTCTGGTACAGATCTAATGTCTGTTTTGGTAGATTGCTAGAAATGTTAGGAAATCACGAAGAAGCAGGTGAGTATATTCGTTGGTCTCAGGTGATAAAAAAAGAAATTGTTCAGAATTTTTGGCCATCAACACAACAACAATTATTTTCTTCTGTTTCTTTTGCTGAAAAGCAATTTACTTTGGGAGATACTTCTTACTTAATTGCACAAACCACACCTTTCGATTTTTCTTGGAGATGTGATATTTTAGGAAATGTTTTAGCTTTTTTACATGGAACAATCGATTCTGAAAAAGCGCATCAAACCTTTAAATTTATGTTAGGTGTTGGTGTAAATGATCCTTTTCCTGTTGCAAATGTGTATCCTGTTGTAAGTCCTGGAGATCCAGATTGGCGTCCTTATTATACCGTTAATTTATTGAATTTGCCAAACCATTATCATAATGGAGGTATTTGGCCTTTTGTAGGTGGTTTTTGGGTAAAATATATAAATAAATTAGGGTTTAGAGATATTGCTATTGCAGAATTGCACAAACTTGCCCTAATTAATAAAGAAGGAATCAATAACGAATGGGAGTTTACAGAATGGGCACATGGAATTACTGGAAAACCAATGGGAAAAGCCTATCAAGCTTGGTCTGCAGCCCAATATATTGCAGCTTGTCACGATTTAAAATTAACAAAAATTAATACTAAAAAATAAAAACTATGAAATCAATATTAATGATCTCTTTACATGGTTATGTTGGAGCCAATGCAGAATTAGGAAAACCAGATACTGGAGGACAAGTTGTGTATGTTTTAGAACTAGCAGAACGTTTTAGTAGACTTGGTAAACGAGTAGATTTAGTGACTCGCCAGTTTGAAGATCAACCAGAATATGATGATGTAAATGAAAATTACAGCGTTTGGAGAATTCCATTTGGTGGTAAAAAATTCATCCGTAAAGAAGATATGCACGATCATCTTAAAGCGTTTGTTACAAATACTTTAGCAGCTATAAAAAAAGAAAATAAAAAGTATGATGTTGTGTATTCTCATTATTGGGATGCAGGTTGGGCAGGTCAAAAAATTGCAGAAGAATTAGGTATTTGTCACGTTCACACACCACATTCTTTAGGTTGGTGGAAACAACATTCTATGGGAAGTGATATGGATGAAAAGGAAATGGAAAAAACCTATCGATTTAAAGAACGAATTAGAAAGGAATATTTTGTATACCAAATGTGTAACTTTGTAATTGCAACTACTTTACCTCAGGTAGATTTGTTAATTCAACAATATGATGTGTTATCAAAAAACTGTAGCATGATTCCTCCAGGAATTGATGAAAATAAGTTTTTCCCTGTTCCATCTAAAGAAAATGATAAAATTCGCCAGAAATACGATATAAGTCCTACTGATGTGCTAGCCTTAGGAAGAATGGCTCATAATAAAGGGTACGATTTATTGATAAATTCATTACCAACTTTATTTGAATTATGTCCAGAAGCTGGTTTAGTTGCAGCAATTGGTGGCGATTCTAAACAAGATAAAGAAGGTATTGAAAAGTTGAAAAAAGTAGCATCAGAAATTGGTGTTATGGATAAAATAAAATGGAAAAGTTATATTGCTGATGAAGATTTGGCAAACGTATATAGATCTGCAAGTATTTTTGCAATGCCCTCCAGATATGAACCTTTTGGAATGGTAGCCATTGAAGCTATGGCTTGTGGAACACCAAGTGTAATAACAGTTCATGGTGGTTTGTGCGATTTGATTGATTTTGGAAATCAAGCCCTTTTTGCAGATCCACACAGACCAAAAGAATTTGGAGCAATGATGGCAATGCCTCTCTTATACCCAAATTTAAGAAACGAAATGTCTGTTGAAGGTGCACGTTTTGCACGTAGAAACTTTGGTTGGACAGGAATAGCAAAACGTATGTTAGCCATTTTTGCGAGTTCTATAAATCAAAGAACATCAGAAACTAATATTTATTAAAAATCAAGAAGAGAGAGAGAATAGAAAAGAGAGAATAGAAAAAGAGAAGAGGAAAGGAGAGAAGAGAGAAAAGAAAAAAAATATGCTTTGAAACTTATGACTTTTCTAACGTCCAACGTCTGTCATCTAAAGTCTAACGTCTTTTTTCTCTCATCTTTAGTCTTTACAATTTATCAAATACTTAATTTATGTCTAAAATTGTTTGTTTTGGAGAAGTTTTATGGGATGTTTTCCCAAATCATAAAAAGATTGGAGGAGCACCTTTAAATGTTGCAACACGTTTGCAATCTTTTAAAAATGATGTTACTATGATTAGTGCCATTGGGAATGATGATTTAGGAAAATTGATTTTAGAATATTTAGAAGAACACCATATAAATTCATCAGAAATTCAAGTTTTAGATGATTTTGAAACAGGAGAAGTTACAGTTACATTAAATGATAAAGGAGCTGCGAGTTACAAAATTGTGCATCCAAAAGCTTGGGATAAAATTCAATTTACAGAAAAGGCAGCAACATTGGTAAGACAAGCAGATGCATTTGTGTTCGGAAGTTTAATTACCAGAGATGAAGTTTCAAAAAATACATTGTATCAATTTTTAGAAATTGCAAACTATAAAATTTTTGATGTAAATCTTCGGAAACCTTTTTTCGAGAAAAATGTTTTAATGGATTTGATGCAGAAAGCAGATTTCATAAAATTTAATGATGAAGAAATTTATGAAATTGCTGCTTATTTAAATTCTCCTTATAAAAACTTAGAGCAGAATATTCATTTTTTATCAAAAGAAACCAATACAAAACATATTTGTGTAACAAAAGGCGAACATGGAGCAGTTTTATTATATGATGATAATTTATTTTACAATAGTGGTTATCAAATAAAAGTTGCAGATACTGTTGGTTCTGGAGATTCTTTTTTAGCAACTTTAATTAGTAACTTATTAAAGAAAGAAAATCCACAAAAAGCAGTTGATAAAGCTTGTGCAGTAGGTGCTTTAGTAGCACAAAAAGAAGGTGCAAATCCAATAATTTCTGGTAAAGAGATTTTAAATTTTATGAATGGAGCATAATTTATACAATCTTTTTCCACCCAATTTGTCATTTCGTAGAAATCCCACATAAAGCTTATAAAGTCTGAATGATCAAAAAAGAGCCATTTTGTGTGAGATGCTTACAGCAAGACAAACTGTGTGTTAAATGTATTTAATAAACTATGATTAAATAATTTTATCAAAAAAAACACTATAATTCCCACCCAACTAGTCATTTCTGTAGAAATCCTACATAAAGCTTATAAAGTTTGAGTGATCAAAAAAAAAGAAAATCCATTTTTATGTGAGATGTTTCAACCAAGACAAATTTTGAAGGTTTTTCTTTGAAAAAAAGGCAAATTAGATTAATAGTTAGTTGAAGTTTTAAAAATAGAGTAACTTACTTATTTCTTGCAAACTTTCCTTTTTTATATCTTTTTGTGGGAATAGAGTCTAAAATATAGGGAATAGAAATAAATCCATTTTTTGTAGGTTTATAAACAGCAAAATGAAGATGAGGTTCAGTACTCATTCCTGTATTACCAGAATAACCAATTACTTGCCCTTTTTTTACAATTTGACTTTTATTTACTAAAACACCATCTTTTTTTAAATGCACATATTGTGCAAAAGTGCCATCTGAATGTGCAATAATAATCAAGTTTGCTTTGTCTCTGTACTTTTTATCTCTTCCTCCAATATTCGAGTCTTCTTTTGTTTTAATCACTAAACCACCTCTAATAGCACAAACTTTTTGTCCAACGTTCATTTTAAAATCGATAGCATATTTAGAAAAGCTACCCTTGTGTGTGAAATTTGTGTTTTGTCCTTGAAGAATTTTATAGCGTTTACCTTTTAAAAAAGGCAAACCATAGTTATATAACGTGTCATATTTTTTAAAATCCGATGTTCCATAAAACAGTGAAAATTGAAACTTCTCAATTATTTTACTTGTATCAATTTTAGATTGTTCAAATTGAAGAATTTTTAAAGTATCTGGTTTTTTAAAATCGATATACTGTTCAACTTTCGTTTTTTGATCAACAATTTTTAAAAATGTTTTTCCTAAAACAGGGTTTTTGGCAAAAACATATATAGAATCATTCTCTAATTTAAAAGAAATATAACTCGGTTTTTCTTGTGCTTTTGAACACGAAACAAAGAAAAGGATTAGTATTAAATATTTCAAATCAATATTATCTCAAAATTTTATTTGGAAAAACAACCACACTTTCATGTCCATTTTCGCCAACAGCAGCAACTCCAAAAAAGAAATTATCAATTACAATACCCTCTAAAGTAAATTCTGTACTTTCTACATATCTTGAATTGTCCCAAGTTGGCGATGTTGTATCTCTCCAGTAAATTTTATAGCCTTTTGCACCATCAACTTTACTCCATTTTAATTTTGCAGATGGTTCAACAATTCCACCAATAGCAACTTCTTTTGGAGCTTCTGGAGCCCAAGCTAAACTAGCTAAATTTATAGCGTTTACAGCTGTTAATTTTTTAGCATAAGGAAAATTAACATGTTCAAAAGTATCACCATATTTTATATCATTTTCGGTTCTAATATCTTGATGTTGTTGGGTGTAATTTTCATGAGCTTCCATAATTCTAATTCCTGCAAACCCTAAATCGTTAAAAGGTCTATGATGTCCTCCTCGTCCAAATCTATCTAATCTATAAATCATCATTGGGTTCATTTCTGGCATATAGGTTTTTGTAGTTTTGTGCACATATCTTGCCAATTGTCTAGAGATTCCATCAACTTCACCACCATAAAAGCGTCTTGCATTTCTTTGTCTATCAGTTTCGTTTGCAGGTACAGGTTCAGAGAAAATTCTAAAGG
The DNA window shown above is from Polaribacter sp. Hel_I_88 and carries:
- a CDS encoding carbohydrate kinase family protein, with product MSKIVCFGEVLWDVFPNHKKIGGAPLNVATRLQSFKNDVTMISAIGNDDLGKLILEYLEEHHINSSEIQVLDDFETGEVTVTLNDKGAASYKIVHPKAWDKIQFTEKAATLVRQADAFVFGSLITRDEVSKNTLYQFLEIANYKIFDVNLRKPFFEKNVLMDLMQKADFIKFNDEEIYEIAAYLNSPYKNLEQNIHFLSKETNTKHICVTKGEHGAVLLYDDNLFYNSGYQIKVADTVGSGDSFLATLISNLLKKENPQKAVDKACAVGALVAQKEGANPIISGKEILNFMNGA
- a CDS encoding glycosyltransferase; this translates as MKSILMISLHGYVGANAELGKPDTGGQVVYVLELAERFSRLGKRVDLVTRQFEDQPEYDDVNENYSVWRIPFGGKKFIRKEDMHDHLKAFVTNTLAAIKKENKKYDVVYSHYWDAGWAGQKIAEELGICHVHTPHSLGWWKQHSMGSDMDEKEMEKTYRFKERIRKEYFVYQMCNFVIATTLPQVDLLIQQYDVLSKNCSMIPPGIDENKFFPVPSKENDKIRQKYDISPTDVLALGRMAHNKGYDLLINSLPTLFELCPEAGLVAAIGGDSKQDKEGIEKLKKVASEIGVMDKIKWKSYIADEDLANVYRSASIFAMPSRYEPFGMVAIEAMACGTPSVITVHGGLCDLIDFGNQALFADPHRPKEFGAMMAMPLLYPNLRNEMSVEGARFARRNFGWTGIAKRMLAIFASSINQRTSETNIY
- a CDS encoding HAD-IIB family hydrolase, with product MKNKNLKKENPIKLLSFDIDNTLIDFHTYKSNFTKTWVKYAKDLDIIITYNTGRLIDDVLNLIAKGVLPKPDYIISGVGTHIYNFKEEKVEKEFNDVLDDGWNLKAVEDIIVKINHPISEQPSKFQHSYKRSYFFHDATDELVESVAQDFAKANMDVNVIYSGDKFLDVLPKWANKGNALQWLLKRLSIETNQVLVAGDSGNDSAMFDLKDVSGIVVANAHEELYKYTKYKKVYHTEKAKGDGIIEGLIYYGILPKEASEISNIDHSEDFFIKKELDNIADEDDNEKIALIQEGYEKAIEALRKNITPLGFSACSIPDNIPNGTDENYHSVWARDGAITVIGSLSLINDEEIHQCQRQTLETLLGHISRNGQIPSNVRLKDNEPDYSGVGGICSIDSGIWVVIAFYEYVKVANDIEFARKYIDDIKETMRWLGAHDSNNDALLEIPEAGDWTDLFGRSYNILYDEILWYRSNVCFGRLLEMLGNHEEAGEYIRWSQVIKKEIVQNFWPSTQQQLFSSVSFAEKQFTLGDTSYLIAQTTPFDFSWRCDILGNVLAFLHGTIDSEKAHQTFKFMLGVGVNDPFPVANVYPVVSPGDPDWRPYYTVNLLNLPNHYHNGGIWPFVGGFWVKYINKLGFRDIAIAELHKLALINKEGINNEWEFTEWAHGITGKPMGKAYQAWSAAQYIAACHDLKLTKINTKK
- a CDS encoding M23 family metallopeptidase, which codes for MKYLILILFFVSCSKAQEKPSYISFKLENDSIYVFAKNPVLGKTFLKIVDQKTKVEQYIDFKKPDTLKILQFEQSKIDTSKIIEKFQFSLFYGTSDFKKYDTLYNYGLPFLKGKRYKILQGQNTNFTHKGSFSKYAIDFKMNVGQKVCAIRGGLVIKTKEDSNIGGRDKKYRDKANLIIIAHSDGTFAQYVHLKKDGVLVNKSQIVKKGQVIGYSGNTGMSTEPHLHFAVYKPTKNGFISIPYILDSIPTKRYKKGKFARNK